A single genomic interval of Hydractinia symbiolongicarpus strain clone_291-10 chromosome 8, HSymV2.1, whole genome shotgun sequence harbors:
- the LOC130655983 gene encoding potassium voltage-gated channel subfamily A member 2-like isoform X1, producing the protein MLNVTKLTSYGKLARKRRFLDILRSKILNKQKKQTDTDMLQPNTRIFLNISGCLYETFERTLRRFPTTLLGDKKRREKFYMQNDNFYFFNRSRAAFDAILYYYQSNGCLVRPPWIPMEQFEFECIFYELGEDAIKSMKEREGYDPQRKLVTRPRQIGHTLEILWDFFEYPESSLYARIYAFVSLLFIIFSVILDCFETSPGIKLHQRHDIALFDPWDHFKLALNIFFAVEFTLRFVSSPNTIHFLTSLSNVVDFLAIFPSFLTYLLNKEHVESILFIRVLRTFRILRLIRLSKSFETLSVVLHILSKSLSDLLMLIFCMLISCVVFGGIIYYTELGAPETPITSIPEGMWLAMQTVVSIGYGDIVPASSLGKCAAAATAVVGALTMTVPLLSLGGRYFSIYTKTYDVSLSPDLISTPGPGVKVKKSK; encoded by the exons ATGTTGAATGTAACGAAACTTACCAGCTATGGAAAGCTAGCAAGAAAAAGGAGATTTCTGGATATTTTgcgttctaaaattttaaacaaacagaAGAAGCAGACTGATACAG ATATGCTGCAACCGAACACTCGCATCTTTCTTAACATCAGTGGCTGCTTGTACGAAACGTTTGAGAGAACCTTGCGACGCTTTCCAACAACATTACTTGGAGATAAAAAACGAAGAGAAAAGTTCTACATGCAGAATGAtaacttttacttttttaaccgCTCACGCGCAGCTTTTGACGCCATTTTGTATTACTACCAATCAAATGGATGCCTTGTTCGGCCGCCATGGATACCGATGGAACAATTTGAGTTTGAATGTATATTCTACGAGTTGGGAGAGGATGCAATTAAATCAATGAAAGAAAGAGAAGGATACGACCCACAAAGAAAGTTAGTTACCAGACCTCGACAAATAGGGCACACATTAGAAATTTTGTGGGATTTTTTCGAGTATCCAGAGTCTTCTCTTTACGCAAGAATTTACGCCTTCGTGTCTTTacttttcattatattttccgtCATACTGGATTGTTTTGAAACTTCTCCTGGCATTAAACTGCATCAAAGACATGACATTGCACTATTTGACCCATGGGACCATTTTAAGTTAGCACTAAATATTTTCTTTGCCGTGGAATTTACACTTAGGTTTGTTTCCTCACCCAACACAATTCACTTTTTAACATCGCTTTCCAACGTCGTCGACTTTTTGGCCATATTTCCatcttttttaacttatttgctAAATAAAGAACACGTTGAAAGCATCCTGTTCATTCGGGTGCTGAGAACTTTTCGAATCCTACGGCTGATCCGATTATCAAAGAGCTTCGAAACTCTCTCAGTTGTGCTGCATATCTTATCAAAAAGTTTGTCGGATTTACTTATGCTTATATTCTGCATGCTTATTTCGTGTGTAGTGTTCGGAGGAATAATATATTATACAGAACTGGGAGCTCCAGAAACACCAATAACAAGTATACCTGAAGGAATGTGGTTGGCGATGCAAACTGTTGTTTCCATTGGTTACGGCGATATTGTTCCAGCTTCATCTTTGGGTAAGTGCGCAGCCGCAGCCACAGCGGTTGTAGGCGCACTCACAATGACAGTTCCGTTGCTTTCACTTGGTGGTCGGTATTTTTCAATCTACACGAAAACATATGATGTTTCACTCAGCCCCGACTTGATATCAACGCCTGGGCCGGGTGTGAAGGTTAAGAAATCCAAATAA
- the LOC130655983 gene encoding potassium voltage-gated channel subfamily A member 2-like isoform X3: MLQPNTRIFLNISGCLYETFERTLRRFPTTLLGDKKRREKFYMQNDNFYFFNRSRAAFDAILYYYQSNGCLVRPPWIPMEQFEFECIFYELGEDAIKSMKEREGYDPQRKLVTRPRQIGHTLEILWDFFEYPESSLYARIYAFVSLLFIIFSVILDCFETSPGIKLHQRHDIALFDPWDHFKLALNIFFAVEFTLRFVSSPNTIHFLTSLSNVVDFLAIFPSFLTYLLNKEHVESILFIRVLRTFRILRLIRLSKSFETLSVVLHILSKSLSDLLMLIFCMLISCVVFGGIIYYTELGAPETPITSIPEGMWLAMQTVVSIGYGDIVPASSLGKCAAAATAVVGALTMTVPLLSLGGRYFSIYTKTYDVSLSPDLISTPGPGVKVKKSK; the protein is encoded by the coding sequence ATGCTGCAACCGAACACTCGCATCTTTCTTAACATCAGTGGCTGCTTGTACGAAACGTTTGAGAGAACCTTGCGACGCTTTCCAACAACATTACTTGGAGATAAAAAACGAAGAGAAAAGTTCTACATGCAGAATGAtaacttttacttttttaaccgCTCACGCGCAGCTTTTGACGCCATTTTGTATTACTACCAATCAAATGGATGCCTTGTTCGGCCGCCATGGATACCGATGGAACAATTTGAGTTTGAATGTATATTCTACGAGTTGGGAGAGGATGCAATTAAATCAATGAAAGAAAGAGAAGGATACGACCCACAAAGAAAGTTAGTTACCAGACCTCGACAAATAGGGCACACATTAGAAATTTTGTGGGATTTTTTCGAGTATCCAGAGTCTTCTCTTTACGCAAGAATTTACGCCTTCGTGTCTTTacttttcattatattttccgtCATACTGGATTGTTTTGAAACTTCTCCTGGCATTAAACTGCATCAAAGACATGACATTGCACTATTTGACCCATGGGACCATTTTAAGTTAGCACTAAATATTTTCTTTGCCGTGGAATTTACACTTAGGTTTGTTTCCTCACCCAACACAATTCACTTTTTAACATCGCTTTCCAACGTCGTCGACTTTTTGGCCATATTTCCatcttttttaacttatttgctAAATAAAGAACACGTTGAAAGCATCCTGTTCATTCGGGTGCTGAGAACTTTTCGAATCCTACGGCTGATCCGATTATCAAAGAGCTTCGAAACTCTCTCAGTTGTGCTGCATATCTTATCAAAAAGTTTGTCGGATTTACTTATGCTTATATTCTGCATGCTTATTTCGTGTGTAGTGTTCGGAGGAATAATATATTATACAGAACTGGGAGCTCCAGAAACACCAATAACAAGTATACCTGAAGGAATGTGGTTGGCGATGCAAACTGTTGTTTCCATTGGTTACGGCGATATTGTTCCAGCTTCATCTTTGGGTAAGTGCGCAGCCGCAGCCACAGCGGTTGTAGGCGCACTCACAATGACAGTTCCGTTGCTTTCACTTGGTGGTCGGTATTTTTCAATCTACACGAAAACATATGATGTTTCACTCAGCCCCGACTTGATATCAACGCCTGGGCCGGGTGTGAAGGTTAAGAAATCCAAATAA
- the LOC130655656 gene encoding ras-like protein family member 11B, with translation MVNETNEERMARVVVLGSQGVGKTALVVRCLTRRFLPEYAPCKEASYKYKKSKDGKEFEMMIVDSDGQNNDIYRYTEAFVLVYSVTCKKSLDRIESMAANVRNLSTKNEPLIIIVANQIDLVQKREVTSHQGRTLASRVGAEYREVSVANDVDQVVDMFHYLCLRINGEQKKRKAQKLIDMFKRRGSS, from the exons ATGGTCAATGAGACAAATGAAGAGCGAATGGCACGAGTTGTTGTATTGGGAAGCCAAGGTGTAGGCAAAACTG CTTTGGTGGTACGCTGCTTAACCAGAAGATTCCTACCAGAGTATGCTCCATGCAAAGAAGCTTcttataaatacaaaaaatcaaaagatgGAAAAGAATTCGAGATGATGATTGTGGATTCAGACGGTCAG aacaACGACATATACCGCTACACAGAAGCATTTGTATTGGTCTATTCAGTCACGTGTAAAAAAAGTCTTGATCGAATCGAATCAATGGCTGCAAACGTTCGAAATCTGAGTACTAAAAACGAACCACTGATAATTATAGTAGCCAATCAAATAGACTTAGTTCAGAAAAGAGAAGTTACCAGCCATCAAGGGCGCACGTTGGCGAGTAGAGTGGGCGCAGAATATCGAGAAGTTTCAGTTGCAAATGATGTGGATCAGGTTGTTGACATGTTCCATTATCTATGTCTCAGAATAAATGGAGAACAAAAGAAACGAAAAGCACAAAAATTAATAGACATGTTCAAAAGACGGGGGTCGTCATAA
- the LOC130655984 gene encoding syntaxin-1A-like translates to MVVRDRLKEFQAAYEQSNGEDEDIDYIMEMESAIEKKKLKPRTEDFLFKADNVKQHIELAKNLIKELERKQHQILGAINSEKILNEERDQLIATIKVTTTYIHSDIKILEKTAEQDKFGDTTEDRIKAGQINTLILSFQEVMSEYNKLQMDHRDQCKARIKRQVNICGGNKTAEEIEEMIENGTTNVFHAQLLTDASRDALKDVEARHLEILKLEESIMELFEIFQEVAYMVELQGDMIDNIQRNVESTVEAVSASKTQMKKAYKYKRRKLVTLCCPCVALYRSCTLL, encoded by the exons ATGGTTGTCAGAGATCGATTAAAGGAATTTCAAGCAGCATACgaacaa AGCAATGGGGAAGATGAGGATATTGATTATATCATGGAAATGGAGAGTGcgattgaaaaaaagaaactgaAACCAAGAACTGAAGATTTTTTATTTAAG GCTGATAACGTTAAACAACATATTGAATTGGCGAAAAATCTAATCAAAGAACTTGAAAGAAAACAACATCAAATTTTAGGTGCGATCAACTCTGAAAAAA ttttaaatgaagaaagGGACCAACTGATTGCTACCATCAAAGTAACAACAACATATATACATTCTGATATAAAAA ttcTTGAAAAGACAGCAGAGCAGGATAAATTTGGAGATACAACGGAAGATAGAATAAAAGCTGGCCAG ATAAACACCTTGATTCTCTCATTCCAAGAGGTTATGTCAGAATACAATAAACTGCAGATGGATCATCGAGATCAATGCAAAGCAAGAATAAAGAGACAAGTCAATATAT GTGGAGGAAACAAAaccgcagaagaaatagaagaaATGATTGAAAATGGGACTACAAATGTCTTTCATGCGCAG CTTTTGACAGATGCTAGCCGTGACGCTTTAAAAGACGTGGAAGCAAGACATTTAGAAATCCTTAAATTGGAAGAAAGTATAATG GAATTATTTGAGATATTTCAAGAGGTAGCGTATATGGTTGAATTACAG GGCGATATGATCGATAATATTCAACGAAATGTTGAATCTACGGTGGAAGCAGTTTCAGCTTCAAAAACTCAAATGAAGAAAGCTTATAAATACAAGAGGAGGAAACTGGTGACACTCTGCTGTCCCTGTGTAGCACTTTATAGAAGCTGTACTCTACTGTAA
- the LOC130655983 gene encoding potassium voltage-gated channel subfamily A member 2-like isoform X2 has translation MEFHVPVKFQAKPDRHMLQPNTRIFLNISGCLYETFERTLRRFPTTLLGDKKRREKFYMQNDNFYFFNRSRAAFDAILYYYQSNGCLVRPPWIPMEQFEFECIFYELGEDAIKSMKEREGYDPQRKLVTRPRQIGHTLEILWDFFEYPESSLYARIYAFVSLLFIIFSVILDCFETSPGIKLHQRHDIALFDPWDHFKLALNIFFAVEFTLRFVSSPNTIHFLTSLSNVVDFLAIFPSFLTYLLNKEHVESILFIRVLRTFRILRLIRLSKSFETLSVVLHILSKSLSDLLMLIFCMLISCVVFGGIIYYTELGAPETPITSIPEGMWLAMQTVVSIGYGDIVPASSLGKCAAAATAVVGALTMTVPLLSLGGRYFSIYTKTYDVSLSPDLISTPGPGVKVKKSK, from the exons ATGGAATTTCATGTACCTGTTAAGTTTCAAGCTAAACCAGACAGAC ATATGCTGCAACCGAACACTCGCATCTTTCTTAACATCAGTGGCTGCTTGTACGAAACGTTTGAGAGAACCTTGCGACGCTTTCCAACAACATTACTTGGAGATAAAAAACGAAGAGAAAAGTTCTACATGCAGAATGAtaacttttacttttttaaccgCTCACGCGCAGCTTTTGACGCCATTTTGTATTACTACCAATCAAATGGATGCCTTGTTCGGCCGCCATGGATACCGATGGAACAATTTGAGTTTGAATGTATATTCTACGAGTTGGGAGAGGATGCAATTAAATCAATGAAAGAAAGAGAAGGATACGACCCACAAAGAAAGTTAGTTACCAGACCTCGACAAATAGGGCACACATTAGAAATTTTGTGGGATTTTTTCGAGTATCCAGAGTCTTCTCTTTACGCAAGAATTTACGCCTTCGTGTCTTTacttttcattatattttccgtCATACTGGATTGTTTTGAAACTTCTCCTGGCATTAAACTGCATCAAAGACATGACATTGCACTATTTGACCCATGGGACCATTTTAAGTTAGCACTAAATATTTTCTTTGCCGTGGAATTTACACTTAGGTTTGTTTCCTCACCCAACACAATTCACTTTTTAACATCGCTTTCCAACGTCGTCGACTTTTTGGCCATATTTCCatcttttttaacttatttgctAAATAAAGAACACGTTGAAAGCATCCTGTTCATTCGGGTGCTGAGAACTTTTCGAATCCTACGGCTGATCCGATTATCAAAGAGCTTCGAAACTCTCTCAGTTGTGCTGCATATCTTATCAAAAAGTTTGTCGGATTTACTTATGCTTATATTCTGCATGCTTATTTCGTGTGTAGTGTTCGGAGGAATAATATATTATACAGAACTGGGAGCTCCAGAAACACCAATAACAAGTATACCTGAAGGAATGTGGTTGGCGATGCAAACTGTTGTTTCCATTGGTTACGGCGATATTGTTCCAGCTTCATCTTTGGGTAAGTGCGCAGCCGCAGCCACAGCGGTTGTAGGCGCACTCACAATGACAGTTCCGTTGCTTTCACTTGGTGGTCGGTATTTTTCAATCTACACGAAAACATATGATGTTTCACTCAGCCCCGACTTGATATCAACGCCTGGGCCGGGTGTGAAGGTTAAGAAATCCAAATAA